Proteins co-encoded in one Stomoxys calcitrans chromosome 5, idStoCalc2.1, whole genome shotgun sequence genomic window:
- the LOC106088006 gene encoding lipopolysaccharide-induced tumor necrosis factor-alpha factor homolog, protein MEKSTQSSVGANTYRNTAVGSGTRTSSGVVVYDTTPGMNQNQPPPPTYDQATGVGGTTTTVHNVTFTNTSSQWAAPQGAPIQPATQYVAYATPASSSTTTYSYAPVNPTPQPAATLHIHQQQPGRGQPPVVIIQQPMLPLGPEPVYLTCPACHVQKLTRIEFEPSSRTHLMAALLCLFGLWCCVCLPYCAGSCMNTQHYCGNCGKFLGTYGNSL, encoded by the exons ATGGAAAAATCAACACAGTCATCAGTCGGAGCGAATACCTATCGCAATACCGCTGTTGGATCGGGAACCAGAACAAGCAGTGGCGTCGTTGTCTACGATACAACACCAGGCATGAATCAAAATCAACCACCACCACCCACTTACGATCAGGCGACTGGCGTGGGGGGCACAACGACCACAGTTCACAATGTTACCTTTACGAACACATCCTCGcaatgggcggccccccaaggaGCACCGATACAGCCGGCGACCCAGTATGTAGCCTATGCCACACCGGCCTCTTCATCAACCACCACCTATTCCTATGCTCCGGTTAATCCTACTCCTCAACCAGCCGCCACATTGCATATACATCAACAGCAACCTGGTAGAGGGCAGCCACCAGTAGTGATAATACAAC AACCCATGCTGCCCTTGGGCCCTGAGCCCGTCTATCTAACCTGCCCAGCTTGTCATGTTCAAAAACTAACGCGCATCGAATTTGAACCTAGTTCACGAActcatttaatggctgccttgtTGTGTTTATTTGG ACTTTGGTGCTGCGTCTGTCTACCGTACTGCGCTGGAAGTTGCATGAATACACAACATTACTGCGGCAATTGTGGAAAGTTCTTGGGTACCTATGGCAACAGTTTATAG
- the LOC106088013 gene encoding lipopolysaccharide-induced tumor necrosis factor-alpha factor homolog, translating into MSQDDNKGIYPSAPLEQVASSEQQEHLLAKPAPPSYNQAIGVEPITGQPTHAATTPADSHVVVITQPVTTYGPTPIDVQCPYCHNICRTRVRSTPTSRTHLFALILCLLQLYCCICLPYCISSCMNTNHYCGMCDHYLGTYQR; encoded by the exons atgAGTCAGGATGATAACAAAGGCATATATCCCTCAGCACCTCTGGAACAGGTGGCGAGCAGTGAACAGCAGGAACATTTGTTGGCCAAACCAGCGCCGCCCAGCTACAATCAGGCAATAGGAGTGGAACCCATAACGGGGCAGCCAACACATGCGGCAACAACACCGGCCGATTCACATGTTGTGGTTATAACGC AACCTGTTACCACCTATGGCCCTACTCCCATTGATGTCCAGTGCCCTTATTGCCACAACATTTGTCGCACTCGCGTACGTTCGACTCCAACTTCACGCACGCATTTATTTGCCCTTATTCTATGCCTGCTACA ATTGTATTGCTGCATTTGTTTACCCTATTGCATTTCAAGTTGCATGAACACAAACCATTACTGCGGAATGTGCGATCATTATTTGGGCACTTATCAGCGTTAG
- the LOC106088003 gene encoding uncharacterized protein LOC106088003, protein MTFYTSNTDILEVEYEVKRISRGRYGFSGFLDFKTDLDDSVLVDVSLKRSQRREGPYRDTSMKAPNVTLSTAMNVYYKLMIMDTVAECCENAPVFKKRFEAPLTKRRVIINECEMSQDGMPLIMPDGFYLLRTSFFGDNFHAYLDTLILITNE, encoded by the coding sequence ATGACATTCTACACCAGTAATACGGATATCCTTGAAGTGGAATACGAAGTTAAACGCATCAGCCGTGGCCGTTATGGTTTCAGTGGATTTTTAGATTTtaaaaccgatttagatgacaGTGTTCTTGTGGATGTTTCGCTAAAACGCAGTCAAAGGAGAGAGGGACCCTATCGAGATACATCAATGAAAGCCCCTAATGTTACACTATCCACTGCCATGAATGTGTACTACAAACTCATGATAATGGACACTGTGGCTGAGTGTTGTGAAAATGCTCCCGTCTTCAAGAAAAGGTTTGAGGCACCGCTTACGAAACGTCGCGTTATAATTAATGAGTGCGAAATGTCACAAGATGGGATGCCTTTAATTATGCCTGACGGATTTTATCTGTTACGCACCTCCTTTTTTGGGGATAACTTTCATGCCTATTTGGACACTTTAATATTGATCACAAATGAATAA